GACTTCTCGGATCATGCGGTCATTACTATCACTCTTGAGCCGGACAAGCTTAGGACCAAGAAACCCTTCAGATTCTACAACTTCCTCATCCAAAACCCGGGGTTTCAAGCAATGGTTTGTGTTAGCTGGTTCTCGGCTAACATAACAGGATCGGCAATGTTCAAGATCTCCCGGAAGCTGAAATTACTGAAAAAGGATATTAGAGAATTCAGCAAGCTCAATTACTCAGGAATTGAAAAGAGGACTGCACAGGCTCATGAGAAGCTTCTTCAGGCACAAACAGCAATGCTCTCCCTCCCGTCCACCACCAACGCAGATGCGGAGCTTCAGGCCCTTAAGGAATTTGAGGAACTCTCAGCAGCAGAGACTTCGTTCTTCTTCCAACGCTCTCATGTCAACTGGTTAGCCTGCAGTGATGGAAACTCCAGAATCTTCCACCGTTATGCATCTAGGCGTCAAGCCATGAACCACATTCACTTCTTGCTGTCTGATACAGGAGAGAGGGTAGACTCTCAAGAGGGCATTCAGATACTCTGTGATAACTACTTCTCGGAGCTACTAGGAAGTCCGGTCTCGCCACAATTGTTCATTCCAAGCGATCTGGACCTCCTCTTTAACTTCAAATGTTCGACTGACCAGAAGCTCAGATTTGAGAAAGGTTTCACAGCAGAGGAGATCAAGGAGGATTTTTTCACACTGCCCAAAAATAAATCAGGTGGTCCGTACGGTTACTCAGCAGAGTTCTTCACTGCAGCGTGGCCTATCATTGGGCCAGAAATTACTGAAGGGATATTGGAATTTTTACGCACTGGAAAACTACTAAAGCAGTGGAACTCAGCTAACTTAGTCCTCATTCCCAAGAAGCTGAATGCATCCTTGACGATTGATTTCAGACCTATATCGTGCCTCAACACGGTGTACAAGGTCATCGCGAAGCTACTTGCCTCTAGACTCAAGGATATTCTGCCGTCAATGATCTCCAAAGCTCAATCCGCATTTCTTCCTGGGCATCTCCTCGCAGAGAATGTCCTACTGGCGACAGACCTGGTCGACGGATATAATTCTCAAGCCACCTCTTCCAGAAGTATGTTGAAGGTCGATCTGAGAAAGGCTTTTGATTGCGTGCGTTGGGACTTCATTATAGCGGCACTAAGAGCACTAGTGATTCCCGAGAGTTATATCAGGCTGGTAACGGAATGCTTAACCACAACATCCTTCTCGATATCAGTCAACGGGACAACAGGGGGATTCTTTAACAGCACTAAAGGGATACGGCAAGGTGATCCCCTATCACCCTATCTCTTTGTGCTCACCATGGAGTGTCTTTCACGTCTCCTCCTCTCACGGTTTGAAAACGGAACCATTGGCTACCACCCGCGAACTCAGGAACTGAAAATCACCCATCTCATGTTCGCCGACGATGTCATGGTTTTCTTCGATGGATCTAGCAACAGTCTACATGGGATATCTGAGTGCCTGGATGATTTTGCTTCTTGATCAGGGATTCAGATCAACGCAACGAAGACAGAGCTCTTTACCGCGGGTCTCGACCAATGTGAAACCCAAGCCATCGCGAGCTACGGTTTCCCTTCTGGTCAGTTCCCTATAAGATACCTCGGTCTTCCTCTTATGTCTCGAAAGCTGAAAATATCCGAGTACTCTCCGTTAATGACCAAGATCACAGTGACGTTTCAATCATGGTCAGTGAAGATTCTCTCCTTTGCGGGGAGACTGCAACTTCTCAAGACAGTCATTTTCGGCATTGTATCTTTTTGGATGTCCGCCTTTATACTCCCGAAAGGTTGTATCAAAGGAATTGAATCTCTCTGGTCTCGGTTCCTCTGGTCAGGAGACATAGAAAAGAAGGAAATAGCAAAGATAGCTTGGCAAACGGTTTGCCTCCCAAAAGAAGAGGGGGGGGGGCTGGGCTTGAGAAATCTGATGGTTTGGAACCAGGTGATGTGCCTCAAATTTATTTGGCGACTCATATCCAAAGCACAATCGCTGTGGGTTGATTGGCACACCAGCATCCATCTCAACGTCAACTCGTTCTGGGAAATTGAAGGTTCAGCCGCTGACTCCTGGGCATGGAGGAAGCTTCTTGATCTCAGGCCCTTGGCGCTACAATTCTGCAAAACCAGATTAGGGAATGGTCTCACTGCGAGATTCTGGTACGATCCTTGGACTCCCCTAAGCCAACTGATAACATACATAGGAGCCGCGGGTCCGAGAGCGTTGAGAATAAGGAGAACAGCGGTGGTTGCTGATGCAATTAGTAACGCACACTGGTCCCTCCCCCATCCAAGATCGCAAAAGGAAGTTAATCTCCACTCCTATCTCACCACTCTCTCTTTACCGTTACCTGTGCATGTTGAGGATGAATACGAATGGGTGGTTGGTAATTTTGCTTCTACTGATTTCAGGTCGGCTCAAACGTGGGAGGTCTTGCGCCCACGACAAGAAGCAAAGGACTGGTTTGATGTGATATGGTTCAAAGGCGCAATCCCGAAGCACTCGTTCACCATGTGGGTAGCAAACTATGACAGGCTACCAACGAGATCGAGATTGGCATCGTGGGGACTTCCAATGTCTCCTATTTTCCCCTTCTGCTCTACCCATGACGAAACGCGCGACCATGTCCTACTCTCCTGCGACTACAGTATGGACATCTGGAGAGCGGTAATGTTCAAATGCAGACCTCCGCCAGCACAACTCCTCACTTGGGCCGAGCTACTATCCTGGATCAGAACTTCAACGTCACGACGCCTTACTCTGCTAAGGAAAATAGCGGTCCAAACGACCATCTTTCACCTTTGGAAGCAACGGAACAACCTGATTCACAATCATATACCACTCTCTGCTGCAATGGTGTTCTATGGCATTGATAAAGTGATGAAAAACATCATCTCTGCAAGGCAGAACAGGAAAGCTTTCAGCTCCCTCATGATCATGTGGCTGCAATAGTTTCTTGTTTTCTATGATTTCCCTTGTCccatcttgttttttattttattttttgccaAGATGGATCAGTTTTTAGACTCTTTTGTAAGATCTCTTttcatttatatgatatttacagtttagcaaaaaaaaaagagtgggTTATGCATATGAACTC
The sequence above is drawn from the Raphanus sativus cultivar WK10039 chromosome 7, ASM80110v3, whole genome shotgun sequence genome and encodes:
- the LOC130498070 gene encoding uncharacterized protein LOC130498070, translating into MEGFAYLFRIPNAATRARVIKQCLWQIEGHTMFVDKWEPGVIPAKPELTSAPIWLELRQVPFQFFNEDGLERIAGLVGHPRFLHPTTSNKTNLEVAKVFTIIDPRKPLPEAVNVQFDSGEISRVLVSSPWMPPVCDACKEIGHVTKRCPTAPKTCSHCNSTTHTLLNCPQKQKGERVKKKTRRIKSRGKQVWKQVDQVEGSNRDIPTAQLGLTEQGETSAAPEYFRITRQNSGSAISKSSKSDLPSDSSDVESSEYELEEGDFSPHADDFEAMVTVEVTWPTSPQSTFIISTVYASNDTAQRQILWGEISALGSSPEWCLLDANVDDLNFRGTTFTWWNKKKLAPLAKKLDRSLVNDEWYSIFPSCVAFVGKPDFSDHAVITITLEPDKLRTKKPFRFYNFLIQNPGFQAMVCVSWFSANITGSAMFKISRKLKLLKKDIREFSKLNYSGIEKRTAQAHEKLLQAQTAMLSLPSTTNADAELQALKEFEELSAAETSFFFQRSHVNWLACSDGNSRIFHRYASRRQAMNHIHFLLSDTGERVDSQEGIQILCDNYFSELLGSPVSPQLFIPSDLDLLFNFKCSTDQKLRFEKGFTAEEIKEDFFTLPKNKSGGPYGYSAEFFTAAWPIIGPEITEGILEFLRTGKLLKQWNSANLVLIPKKLNASLTIDFRPISCLNTVYKVIAKLLASRLKDILPSMISKAQSAFLPGHLLAENVLLATDLVDGYNSQATSSRSMLKVDLRKAFDCVRWDFIIAALRALVIPESYIRLVTECLTTTSFSISVNGTTGGFFNSTKGIRQGDPLSPYLFVLTMECLSRLLLSRFENGTIGYHPRTQELKITHLMFADDVMVFFDGSSNRIQINATKTELFTAGLDQCETQAIASYGFPSGQFPIRYLGLPLMSRKLKISEYSPLMTKITVTFQSWSVKILSFAGRLQLLKTVIFGIVSFWMSAFILPKGCIKGIESLWSRFLWSGDIEKKEIAKIAWQTVCLPKEEGGGLGLRNLMVWNQVMCLKFIWRLISKAQSLWVDWHTSIHLNVNSFWEIEGSAADSWAWRKLLDLRPLALQFCKTRLGNGLTARFWYDPWTPLSQLITYIGAAGPRALRIRRTAVVADAISNAHWSLPHPRSQKEVNLHSYLTTLSLPLPVHVEDEYEWVVGNFASTDFRSAQTWEVLRPRQEAKDWFDVIWFKGAIPKHSFTMWVANYDRLPTRSRLASWGLPMSPIFPFCSTHDETRDHVLLSCDYSMDIWRAVMFKCRPPPAQLLTWAELLSWIRTSTSRRLTLLRKIAVQTTIFHLWKQRNNLIHNHIPLSAAMVFYGIDKVMKNIISARQNRKAFSSLMIMWLQ